The window AGCCAACAGGTCCTACTTACCAATACGGATCAGGCGGACCGACGAGCGCTCGGCACCGCGCACACCGCGGGGCGGAAATCCAGGGGCCGATGGGAAGGCCGTCGCGGTTGTCGGCGACGTACGTAACGAGCAGAACGTCCGTCGGGCGATGGACCCCGGTCTCCCATATTCGGCGAGTTCTCGGCCCCACGCCGAACTTTCCTAGGCACATGTCACTGACTCGGTGCGTTCAGCCCGCGCTGCTGCATTCAGCGCACGCGGGTCTGGGTCGAGGACATCTGATTGCCCGGCCGGCGCACTCAGCGCGCCCATAACCGGCCTCGTGATCGCCAGTCCTGGTGGAGCCGAAACCGCGGTCGATGGCGGTGCTGGGTCCACCTGCCGGGGCGGAACGGAGTGAGGTCCGGCCCCGGGGTCCGGGGGCGAAGATGCCGACGAAAACGGCAGTGACGGTCGTGAAAATGGCACAGGCAAGAAACGCTCCGTGCATACCAGACTGGAACGCCTGCTCTGCTTCGGCCAGGGCCGAGTTGGCCGCCGGGCCCATGAGTTCGTGTACGTGGAGCGCTCCGCTGTATGAACCCTCCGCAGCTTCTCGGTGCGCCTCGGGCAGTGCTCCCACTGCTGGCCCCAGATGATGGGAGTAGCCGGTGGCCAGTAGTGAGCCGACGACCGCAATCCCGAGGGCTGCGCCCACTTCGCGCGCGGCGATTCATTCACCGCGCTGGCGACTCCGTGCTTAGCAGCGGGCACGCTGCCGAGGATCGCAACGGTTGCCGGTGTGATGCACAACCCAAGCGTCACGCCGAACAACATCACCGCCGCCACGAACCGGCCGGTTTCACCCTTGTCCATCGTCGCCAGGAGCGCAAATGCCCCCGCCATGGGAATAAGTCCCCAGGCGGTTACGACGCGCAGCCCGAACCGGTCGACCAGCGCGGGCGCGGCCGGCGAGAGCGGAATCATCGGGATAGCCATCGGCATGAGCATCAGCCCCGCGCGCAACGGCGACTGCCCTTCGAGCAGCTGCAGAAGCTGCACACTGAGGAAGAAGAACCCGAATATCAGGGCGAAAAGGGCCACCAGTTCAACGCTGGCAACCAAGACCGATCGGGAGCGAAAGATTCGCAGGTCAAGCAAGGGGTGCGCCCGCCGCCATTCAACTGCCGCGAAGCCGAACGCGCACAAAACACCAGACAAGGCGGCGGCCACGACGATTCCCGAGGACCAGCCGTGAGCGGGTGCCTCCAGGATGCCGAAGACCACCAACCCGATGCCTAATGCGCTCAGGGCGGCGCCCACCAGATCGAAAGGAGGCGGGTCTGTGTCGGCGGACTCCCGCACCGCCCAACCGAGGAACGCCGTCAAGACCGCCACGAGTGCGGAGATATAGAGAATTGCGCGCCAGGACGAGTGCTCCAGCACCAGACCGGCGAACACGAAACCCCCCGCTCCGCTGAGGGTGGCAGTGGACACCCACACACCGACTGCACGGGCCTGCGTCTCGCGTCGCATGGTCGTCGTGATCAACGACAACGTCGAGGGCATGACGAGCGCCGCTCCCAGCCCGGCCAGACCTCGGGTGAGCACCAAAAGGAGCGGGTCATCCCCGAGGGTGCCGAACACGCATGCGGCAGCGAACAGCAGGAGCCCGCCGATCAGTGTCCGACGCCGGCCATGGCGGTCGCCGAGCGCCCCGCACGGCAGCAGAAGACCGGCAAACGCCACGGTGTAGGCATCGATGATCCACGTCAGTTGGCTCTGGTTGGCCCCAGTCGCCCGGCCGATGTCCGGCAAGGCCACCGTCAGCGACGTCATCGACCCCACCACGGTGGCCAGGGCAACGCACAGAACACCCAAAGCCAGAGGCTGGTTCTCGCGAGCCAGGCCTCCGCCCGCCGCAAATCCACCCTTCGTCCGCTCAGCCGACATCCGTCATCGGCTTCCCCTCAGAACAAAGACGTGAAGTGGTGCACTTTACGAAGTCACTTCCTGCGTGGAGAGACACGTCGCACCTCCTCCCGATGAAAGTGACGCGATCCCTCTCGCACCTTGCTTCTTCAGCCGCAGAGAACGCGTTTTCGTTTCCCGCACTAGCGTGGGGGCTTGATCAGGAGGCGCTCATATGTGTGGGAGGAGTACGATCAGCTCGGTTCACTACTACCGGACGGGACGAAGTGCCCACCCCCAGCAGCCGCTCGGTAGCGCCGACGAATCCGCCGGCGAAGCCGAGACTGAGCAGCGCCAAAACGCCGAACGCCATCGTCGAGTAACCCTGCAGGAATCCAATCTCGGCCATGTACTTAGGAACGAAGACGTACGCGAGGCCGGCGATGACCGGCGCAAATGTCCGCCGAGTCCCGACGGCGTAAATGATGACGAACAGCAACAGTGAGACGAGCGTCTGGAAGTCCAGGGCGCCGAACCGTCCCAGGCTCATCGAGAAGAGCATTCCTGCCACCCCAGCCATCCCTGCGGACAGGCCGAACAGGCCCAGACGGTAGGCCCACGATCGGAAGCCCAAGGCCGCGACCGCCGTCGGGCTTTGTTCCAGCGCTCTCAGGACGCGCCCGCTTCGCGACCGCGATACGTTCCGCAGGATCAGGACTGACCCCGTGGCGAACAGTAGGCAGAGCAGCCAGAAACGGCCGCCCCCTTCAAATCCGGCAGGATTACGCAACGGGAATCCGAGCGAACCGTTCGAGATGTCCACGGACGTGAACGCGGTGCCGTCCACGAAGAATCCGAAACTCAGCGTGGCGACCGCGAGCATGATGCCCTTCACCCGCGTGGCCGCCGCGGCAATGATCAAACCCACGAGGGCCGCAGCGACAGCGGCGACCAACAGGCTCACCCAGGCATCAGTTCCGGAGCCGGCCACACAGCGAAGGCGGCCGGTCGTCTCATCCGAGCTGCACGAACTGCTGTACCGCGCACCCGCCAATGCCCCGATGCCCATGAAGGTGGCCTGGCATAGCGAGACCTGCCCGCCCAGACCGTTCAACAGGGTCATGCTGGAGAACACGACGGTCCAGATCGCCGCGAGGGTGAGGTTGAACTGAAGGTCGGCACCGGCGGTGGCCCCGACCGCCCAAATGCCGACGACGCCCACAATCCACGGCGTGGAACGCAGCCCCGCCACCAGGCCGTTCTGCTTTTGCCGACGGCGCACCTCACGCAGGCGGAGGAGACCCGACTGACCGATGTCGACCTGGTTCTGTGAGGCGGTCTGGTCGATGTCGCCACCAGGACCAACCTCGGTCTTGCGCACGATGAAGACGATGAGCGCGCCACTGAGAAGCAGGAACGGCAACGCCGACCCCAAGCTGCCGTACTTCTCGGTGACGTCGGAGGGCAGGCGAGAGAACTCGATGGTCAGAATTCCAAGCAGCACCGACCCCGCCAAGGCCCAGGGGATACTGACCAGCCGTCCGACCGTCGCGGCGGTGAGCCCACTGATGACGAGGAAGGTCAGGCCGAACGAGCTCAGGGACCCGAGCGGGGCGATCAAGATGCCCGCAGCCGTCGCCAGCATGGTGGACATCGCCCAGCCGAGCGCCTGCAACCGCGTCACGTCGATGCTGTAGGCGGCTGCCAACTCGGGATTCTCCGCGATCGCGCGGAGCGCCTTACCGGGGCCACTCACGGTCAGGAAGAACAGAAGTCCTGCCGCCACGAGCCCGGCCACGATGATCGGTGCCATCTGGTCGCTGGAGATGCGCGAATCACCCACTGCGACACTGCCGGCGGGGACAACGCTCTTGACGAACTTCGGGTCGCCGTTCCAAACCTTGAAGACCAGCTCGTTCAAGATGACGATGAGCGCCACCGAGCCCGCGATCTTCGTCGAATCATCCCGGGAGGACAAGCGGCCGAACAGTCCGGTTCCAATCACCACTCCCACGATGGGAGCGAGAATGAACAGGCAGAAGATCGCGGCAACCAGGGTCGGCCAGCCCTGACGGGACGTCAGATCCCAGTACACGTACGTGTTGACCATGGCGATGGCGCCGTGGGCAAGGTTCAGGAACTTGCTCACGCGGTAGGTCAGAACCAGCCCGAGGACCAGGAGCGCATAAACGCCCCCGAGGCTGAGGCCGCCGACGACGAAGACGAACTCAACATCCATGGTCAGTCCGTTCCCTCAGAGCTGTTGCGATGGGCGGCAACGCCACCTCCGGCCGCCACGCTGTGCCTCGTGATGCCGGGTCCGGGGGCCGCCGTGGCATCGGCCGCGGAGGTTGCCGCCTCGGCCAAGTCGCGGGCAGCGCGGGCTTTGCCCAGATAGGCGGCCTCGAGCACGGAGGGATCCTCGAGCTGCGTGGGCCAGCCACGGAAAGCGACCCGGCCTTTAGCGAGGACCCACGCAAAGTCGGCCAACTCCAGCGCGCGGGCGGCAAACTGCTCGACGACCAGCAGAGCAGTCCCTTCGGCGTGCAGGACGCGCAAGGTCTCGAACACCTGATCCACCACGATGGGTGCCAGGCCCAGGGAAGGCTCGTCCAGCATGACGATTTTGGGCCGCAGGAGAACCGCGCGGCCGAGCGCCAGCATGCGCTTCTCGCCACCGCTGAGGCTGCCGGCGGACTGATCCCTCCGCTTACCCAGGATCGGGAACAGTTCGTAGAGTTCGCGGAGTGCGGCCGGCGAGACCCGCCCCCCTCGCTGAGCTAGGTCGAGATTGTCCGCCACCGAAAGCTCCTGGAAGACTCCGCCGCCCTCCGGGATGTAACACACTCCCTCGCGGGCTACCTTCCAGCCCGACTTACCGCGAATGTCCTTGCCGTTGACAAGGACGCGGCCTGCCCAGCACGGCATGGCGCCACTGGCAACCCGCAGCAGGGTGCTCTTCCCTGCCCCGTTGGAGCCGAGCACAGCGACGACAGCGCCTTCAGGAACCCGCAGCGACACGTCCGTTAGAGCCGGGATTTTTCCATAGCCCGTTCGGACGCGATCGATCTGCAGAACGATGGGCCTACTCACAGCACCAGTCCAGCCTTTCCGAGATACGCCTCGCGAACCCGCTCGTCGCGCAGGACGGCGGCCGTCGGGCCGGCCGTGAGCACCTCTCCGAACTGAAGCACGACGACCTGTTCACACAGCCGGTCAATCACACTCATGTCGTGCTCAATGACGACGATCGTGAGGTCCTGCCGTTGATGGAGCAGGAGAATCTCTTCGGCCATCTCGGCCGACTCCCGCGGGTCAAGACCCGAAGCCGGCTCGTCAAGGAGAAGCATGCGTGGTCGGGCGGCGATCGCTCGGGCCAACTCCACGCGTCGACGAATTCCCAGCGGGAGCGCACCCGCGAGGACGTCCGCATAGCCGACGAGGTTCGTGATGTACAGCGCCTCCCGCACCCGGTCGAGCCGAACGCCACGAAGACCCCGGTCGAACCCAAGTACGTCTGCCAACAACGTGCGCGGCAACGAATAACTCGCACCGTCCAAGGCCAGCAGGACGTTCTCCGCTACCGTCATGCGCTCGGCGAGGGCGACGCGCTGGAAAGTCTGGGACACCCCGGCCGCCGCAACTGCGACGGGATTGAGCACCGGCAGCGGTTCCCCGAACAACCGGATGGTTCCAGCTGTGGGCCCGAGGAAGCCGGTCAGGACCTTGAGGAACGTCGTCTTACCCGAACCGTTCGGACCGACGATACCGGTGATGCGACCTACCGGGACCTCGATGTCGACGTCGTTCAGCGCCCGCGTGCCACCAAAATGTTTGCTGAGACCAACGGCTTGCACGGCGAGGCCGCCAACTTCTCCAGCCCCGACACTCGACTCCGCCACGCCGCTCACCGTCACGACTCGTGGGAGGACGTCGCCCGCTGGTGCTCCTGCCGCAGCTGACGAAGGTCTGCCGAGAAGTTCTGGAAGTGGCGGGACAGGATCAGCACGGATCCAACGAGGGTCATGAACATCCCGAAGGCCGTCTGGGCCGAGAGAAACACCAGCTGATCCTGCACCTTCGGCGTGGAACTGACCTGGAAGTAGCCGACACTGATGAGCACCGCACCGACAACGATGAACGCCCAGCCCGCGATCGAATCCAAACGTCGGCGCACGATGAAATCCAGCACGGCGTCGGTGGCCGCTGAGCCGCCGCCGGAGCGAACCGGCGCGCCGGCCGGTCCCCCTTCCAGCAGCGAGTCGAACAGGTCTTCGCCGGGGTCACCGACGAATTCGGCGGCATCCGCCACAGGTAGTCGTGACGAGGAACTGGTCATGCTCAAACCTTCCTAACTACGGAGAGCGCAGGGAAGCTGCGCGTACTACTTGAGGCAGTACCAGCCCTTACTGATCATCTTGAAGTTGCCCTTGGTGATGCGGCCTTCCATGCTGCACCGGACCTCCTTGTGGGTGCCGTCCGGAAGCGGCTTGTAGTCGGTGTCCGGCGGCATCAAGCTGCCCAGAGCCGGATCGAGCTTGGCCAACGATGCATGGGTCTGGCCATTCAGCCAGTCGATCAGCTTCTTCCGGGTCAGATCAGCACCGAGCTGCTCAAGCGCAACCGCGAGCAGTTTCGCTGCGGTGAACCCACGTACCGTCCACACGCTGTTCTTGTAGACAGGACCGTACGCCGCCTTCATCGCGGCCTGGTACTCCCGGATACCCGGCAATTCGGTCGCCGTCCACGGGGGCACCGGGAAGTTGGCCTCGAAACCCTCGAGCAACTCGGCCGGAGCCGCCTTGGTGAGGCTGTCGTCAGCCCCGCCGGACACCAAGCCGACGTAGGGCTTCCAGTTCTGCTTGGACAGCGCCTTGGCCAGCGCCACCGACAACGAGGACTCGAAACAGTGAATGATCCCATCCGCCCCGGCCGATCGCGCCTGCTGCGCGTACGTGCTGACATCAGGGGCCGCGATCGGCACGTTCGCGGTGTAGACGATCTCACCACCGAGATCCTTCAACCGCTTGACCGCCGACGCGCACCCCTCGACCGAAACCTGGATGTTCGCCCACATCACAGCGAACTTCGTCGCGCGCTTCTGCGTGAACGCCCAGTCGGCCATCGTGGCCGTGCCCACATACTGGTTACCGATCGGGAACATATTGGGATACTGGAACCAGGCATTGTTCGCACTGTCCGTGCCCACGACCGGCACACCCTGCTCGTTCAGGTACTGCGCGCTGGCTGACGCCGCGAGCGGGTCGCCCTCCGTGATCGCAAACACCTTGCTGCCATCGACGAGCTGCCGCGCAGCCGAGGCATTCACACCCGAGTTGCCCTGCGTATCGGCCGTGACCGTCTTGATCGTACGACCACAGATCCCACCCTTGGCGTTGATCGCCCTGATCCCGGCGTCATAGCCCAGCTTGATCGGCCCGATCGTCGACCCGACCGCACCCGTCTGCGAGATCAACTCACCGATGAGCACAGAATTCGGCGTCACGCCCACATCGGAGGCCTTCCCCACACACGAGGCCGCCGCGCCGCCACCAGCGTTGGAGCTCGGGTTCTGCGCCCCACCCGGCTTGTTTCCACCCGGCGCCGTTCCCGTGCCCGCGGAGCCACCGCCCGTCCCACCCGAAGGCCCCGGCCCCGTCCCGGCACCGGGATTCTGCCCTACAGACGACCCATCCGACGCAGTCACCGTGCCCGGCTCTGCCACGGAACCGACCTCAGGCGACACCCCCGAATCCGTCGTCACAGACGTGCCACCAGCCGCAGCCGGCGCATCCGGGGCCGCACTCTCCCCATACCGCTGACCGCACCCCACCAGCACGACCAACAACGGCGACAACACCAAAGCCACTGACTTACGCGATCTCATCGAATTTTTTTCCTCGTCTGGGGGCCGGCGAATTCGACCCGGTGTCTGGCGGTGACGAGCACGTGTGCGGGGATGGTCACCGAGGTTTGTGACCCACTTTCGGCGGTCCGTCCCCGGCGCGTACTACTTGAGGCAGTACCAGCCCTTACTGATCATCTTGAAGTTGCCCTTGGTGATGCGGCCTTCCATGCTGCACCGGACCTCCTTGTGGGTGCCGTCCGGAAGCGGCTTGTAGTCGGTGTCCGGCGGCATCAAGCTGCCCAGAGCCGGATCGAGCTTGGCCAACGATGCATGGGTCTGGCCATTCAGCCAGTCGATCAGCTTCTTCCGGGTCAGATCAGCACCGAGCTGCTCAAGCGCAACCGCGAGCAGTTTCGCTGCGGTGAACCCACGTACCGTCCACACGCTGTTCTTGTAGACAGGACCGTACGCCGCCTTCATCGCGGCCTGGTACTCCCGGATACCCGGCAATTCGGTCGCCGTCCACGGGGGCACCGGGAAGTTGGCCTCGAAACCCTCGAGCAACTCGGCCGGAGCCGCCTTGGTGAGGCTGTCGTCAGCCCCGCCGGACACCAAGCCGACGTAGGGCTTCCAGTTCTGCTTGGACAGCGCCTTGGCCAGCGCCACCGACAACGAGGACTCGAAACAGTGAATGATCCCATCCGCCCCGGCCGATCGCGCCTGCTGCGCGTACGTGCTGACATCAGGGGCCGCGATCGGCACGTTCGCGGTGTAGACGATCTCACCACCGAGATCCTTCAACCGCTTGACCGCCGACGCGCACCCCTCGACCGAAACCTGGATGTTCGCCCACATCACAGCGAACTTCGTCGCGCGCTTCTGCGTGAACGCCCAGTCGGCCATCGTGGCCGTGCCCACATACTGGTTACCGATCGGGAACATATTGGGATACTGGAACCAGGCATTGTTCGCACTGTCCGTGCCCACGACCGGCACACCCTGCTCGTTCAGGTACTGCGCGCTGGCTGACGCCGCGAGCGGGTCGCCCTCCGTGATCGCAAACACCTTGCTGCCATCGACGAGCTGCCGCGCAGCCGAGGCATTCACACCCGAGTTGCCCTGCGTATCGGCCGTGACCGTCTTGATCGTACGACCACAGATCCCACCCTTGGCGTTGATCGCCCTGATCCCGGCGTCATAGCCCAGCTTGATCGGCCCGATCGTCGACCCGACCGCACCCGTCTGCGAGATCAACTCACCGATGAGCACAGAATTCGGCGTCACGCCCACATCGGAGGCCTTCCCCACACACGAGGCCGCCGCGCCGCCACCAGCGTTGGAGCTCGGGTTCTGCGCCCCACCCGGCTTGTTTCCACCCGGCGCCGTTCCCGTGCCCGCGGAGCCACCGCCCGTCCCACCCGAAGGCCCCGGCCCCGTCCCGGCACCGGGATTCTGCCCTACAGACGACCCATCCGACGCAGTCACCGTGCCCGGCTCTGCCACGGAACCGACCTCAGGCGACACCCCCGAATCCGTCGTCACAGACGTGCCACCAGCCGCAGCCGGCGCATCCGGGGCCGCACTCTCCCCATACCGCTGACCGCACCCCACCAGCACGACCAACAACGGCGACAACACCAAAGCCACTGACTTACGCGATCTCATCGAGGTCTCCGATCTTCTCGGGAAGCTGCGAGCAGGGGCGCACCGCTTAGCGCTGGGGGGCCGCGGTGAGTCCCGGTCCGGCCCCACGCGACCGCGCGAGGTTGCCCACCATCGCGACGACGCAAGCGACGGCGAGAAGCAGGGGCCAGATCGCCGCCCATCTCAGCGGGGTGTCCGACAGCGGGTTGGCCATACTCACTTGCTCGTTGGTCACGACCGCACCTCCCTGGGAGGGGCTGATGCCGCCCGTGTCGAGCGCGACCGTTCCCCCGTTCATCTCGGGCAGGGCTCCCAAGCCGATGTTGTCTGCGATCGAGTCCACGCCAGTGACGCCAGTCGATGGCAACTGCGCAGACCCGTTATCTTGCGTCCCCGAGATGGCTGCGGAGCCAGTCGTGCCGTCGCTCGCGCCGGCGTTGAACACCGGGCCGGTGAGGATCGAGCCGCGGCTGTAGCCCAAGCCGATCTCCACCGTGGACGTGGA of the Sporichthya polymorpha DSM 43042 genome contains:
- a CDS encoding ABC transporter substrate-binding protein; translated protein: MTPNSVLIGELISQTGAVGSTIGPIKLGYDAGIRAINAKGGICGRTIKTVTADTQGNSGVNASAARQLVDGSKVFAITEGDPLAASASAQYLNEQGVPVVGTDSANNAWFQYPNMFPIGNQYVGTATMADWAFTQKRATKFAVMWANIQVSVEGCASAVKRLKDLGGEIVYTANVPIAAPDVSTYAQQARSAGADGIIHCFESSLSVALAKALSKQNWKPYVGLVSGGADDSLTKAAPAELLEGFEANFPVPPWTATELPGIREYQAAMKAAYGPVYKNSVWTVRGFTAAKLLAVALEQLGADLTRKKLIDWLNGQTHASLAKLDPALGSLMPPDTDYKPLPDGTHKEVRCSMEGRITKGNFKMISKGWYCLK
- a CDS encoding ABC transporter ATP-binding protein, whose protein sequence is MSRPIVLQIDRVRTGYGKIPALTDVSLRVPEGAVVAVLGSNGAGKSTLLRVASGAMPCWAGRVLVNGKDIRGKSGWKVAREGVCYIPEGGGVFQELSVADNLDLAQRGGRVSPAALRELYELFPILGKRRDQSAGSLSGGEKRMLALGRAVLLRPKIVMLDEPSLGLAPIVVDQVFETLRVLHAEGTALLVVEQFAARALELADFAWVLAKGRVAFRGWPTQLEDPSVLEAAYLGKARAARDLAEAATSAADATAAPGPGITRHSVAAGGGVAAHRNSSEGTD
- a CDS encoding ABC transporter ATP-binding protein translates to MSGVAESSVGAGEVGGLAVQAVGLSKHFGGTRALNDVDIEVPVGRITGIVGPNGSGKTTFLKVLTGFLGPTAGTIRLFGEPLPVLNPVAVAAAGVSQTFQRVALAERMTVAENVLLALDGASYSLPRTLLADVLGFDRGLRGVRLDRVREALYITNLVGYADVLAGALPLGIRRRVELARAIAARPRMLLLDEPASGLDPRESAEMAEEILLLHQRQDLTIVVIEHDMSVIDRLCEQVVVLQFGEVLTAGPTAAVLRDERVREAYLGKAGLVL
- a CDS encoding MFS transporter, producing the protein MSAERTKGGFAAGGGLARENQPLALGVLCVALATVVGSMTSLTVALPDIGRATGANQSQLTWIIDAYTVAFAGLLLPCGALGDRHGRRRTLIGGLLLFAAACVFGTLGDDPLLLVLTRGLAGLGAALVMPSTLSLITTTMRRETQARAVGVWVSTATLSGAGGFVFAGLVLEHSSWRAILYISALVAVLTAFLGWAVRESADTDPPPFDLVGAALSALGIGLVVFGILEAPAHGWSSGIVVAAALSGVLCAFGFAAVEWRRAHPLLDLRIFRSRSVLVASVELVALFALIFGFFFLSVQLLQLLEGQSPLRAGLMLMPMAIPMIPLSPAAPALVDRFGLRVVTAWGLIPMAGAFALLATMDKGETGRFVAAVMLFGVTLGLCITPATVAILGSVPAAKHGVASAVNESPRAKWAQPSGLRSSAHYWPPATPIIWGQQWEHCPRRTEKLRRVHTAERSTYTNSWARRPTRPWPKQSRRSSLVCTERFLPVPFSRPSLPFSSASSPPDPGAGPHSVPPRQVDPAPPSTAVSAPPGLAITRPVMGALSAPAGQSDVLDPDPRALNAAARAERTESVTCA
- a CDS encoding ABC transporter permease subunit codes for the protein MDVEFVFVVGGLSLGGVYALLVLGLVLTYRVSKFLNLAHGAIAMVNTYVYWDLTSRQGWPTLVAAIFCLFILAPIVGVVIGTGLFGRLSSRDDSTKIAGSVALIVILNELVFKVWNGDPKFVKSVVPAGSVAVGDSRISSDQMAPIIVAGLVAAGLLFFLTVSGPGKALRAIAENPELAAAYSIDVTRLQALGWAMSTMLATAAGILIAPLGSLSSFGLTFLVISGLTAATVGRLVSIPWALAGSVLLGILTIEFSRLPSDVTEKYGSLGSALPFLLLSGALIVFIVRKTEVGPGGDIDQTASQNQVDIGQSGLLRLREVRRRQKQNGLVAGLRSTPWIVGVVGIWAVGATAGADLQFNLTLAAIWTVVFSSMTLLNGLGGQVSLCQATFMGIGALAGARYSSSCSSDETTGRLRCVAGSGTDAWVSLLVAAVAAALVGLIIAAAATRVKGIMLAVATLSFGFFVDGTAFTSVDISNGSLGFPLRNPAGFEGGGRFWLLCLLFATGSVLILRNVSRSRSGRVLRALEQSPTAVAALGFRSWAYRLGLFGLSAGMAGVAGMLFSMSLGRFGALDFQTLVSLLLFVIIYAVGTRRTFAPVIAGLAYVFVPKYMAEIGFLQGYSTMAFGVLALLSLGFAGGFVGATERLLGVGTSSRPVVVNRADRTPPTHMSAS